In the Clostridium gelidum genome, ATGATTCACTTAAAAAAAAGTGTTCTGCCAAATGTGTAATGGTAATGTTTTCTATAACATGGTCATTGATATAGCCAATTATTTCTTGAATTTTATTGTTATACTTATAACAGGATAACAATGAGTCCTTATTATCTACAAATGCTTTAGTTAAATTAGTCATAAGTTCTATAAAACTTGAATACTCAATCATATCAGAACCAAAACCTTCACAGCTTGCAATTTTATTTATAAAATACATAAATCTATTTTGCTGTTCTTTATCAAATTCAAGTTTATGGCTAAAATTTTCATCACGATGTGTAAAACAATAGCTTAAATCTGTTTTAGTAGTAGAGATAGATTTTAAAAAGTCAGGATGGATAGAAATTACTATTCTCTCATGAATCATTTTACTTATTTGAGAAACATAGTGACTTTCAAACTGATTTATAACAAATAAGTCTCCTGGATTAATATCGTAAAGTTTATTATCAATTAAAAATTGTTTTCCACCAGAAATAGAATAATAAACTTCATAACAATCATGTATATGAATTGCCATAGTTTCTTCTTCACTATGTAGATGTGCAATTGAAAAATATTTGTTTTCTATACAATTATTAATAGATTTCTTACAAGATGTAAGTTCTTTCATTAAAATCACCTCATTAAATAATGACTTATTAATATTTATTATACTTATTACTTCAATATTTGCAACATTTTGATGAATATATCACAAGAAATAGTGAAAATATAATAGTATAATGAAATTATCAAATAAGTATTATGAATTCAAGGAGGAATATTTCATGAATATAAATAAGAATTTTTCATTAGAAGGTAAGATAGCATTAGTAACAGGGGCAGCATATGGTATTGGATTTGCACTTGCAAAATCTTATGCACAAGCAGGAGCAACAATAGTATTTAATGATATTAATCAAGAATTGGTTGATAAGGGATTAAAATCATACGAAGAATTAGGAATAAAAGCTTTTGGATATGTATGTGATGTTACAAATGAACCAAAGGTAATGGAATTAGTTGAAACAATAGAAAAAGAAGTTGGAGTAATTGATATTCTAGTAAATAATGCAGGAATAATTAAGCGTATTCCAATGCTTGAAATGAAAGCAGAAGAATTCAGACAAGTTATAGATGTAGATTTAACTGCACCATTTATAGTAGCTAAAGCTGTAATACCTGGAATGATTAAAAAAGGACATGGAAAAATAATAAATATATGTTCTATGATGAGTGAACTTGGAAGAGAAACTGTTTCAGCTTATGCAGCTGCTAAAGGTGGACTTAAGATGCTAACAAAAAATATTGCATCTGAATATGGTGAATATAATATCCAATGTAACGGACTTGGACCTGGATATATAGAAACACCTCAAACTGCACCAATTAGAACACCAGGACATCCATTTAACGAATTTATAATAGCAAAGACTCCAGCTGCACGTTGGGGAAAACCAGAAGATTTAGCAGGACCAGCTGTATTCTTAGCATCGGATGCATCAGATTTTGTTAATGGACATATTTTATATGTAGATGGTGGAATTTTAGCTTACATTGGAAAACAACCACAATAATAATTAAAATAATAAAATAACAGTAAAAGAAAAACTAATAATTAGGAGGAAAACAAAAATGAAAATTGCTTTAATAAATGAAAATAGCCAAGCGGCAAAAAATGAAATGATATACGCATCATTAAAAAAGATAGTAGAACCAAAGGGACATGAAGTATTCAATTATGGAATGTATAGTGCAGAAGACCCAGCAGTATTAACATATGTTCAAAATGGTATTTTAGCAGCTATTCTTTTAAATTCAGGAGCAGCTGATTATGTGATAACTGGATGTGGAACAGGAGAAGGTGCAATGCTTGCAGCTAATTCATTCCCAGGAGTATTATGTGGTCATATAGTAGATCCTTCAGATGCTTATATGTTTGCACAAATTAATGATGGAAATGCAATTGCATTGCCTTTTGCAAAAGGATTTGGATGGGGAGCTGAATTAAACTTAGAATACATTTTTGAAAAGTTATTCCAAGGTGAAAGTGGACAAGGGTATCCAAAAGACAGAGTTATACCAGAACAAAGAAATAAAAAGATATTAGATGAAGTTAAAAAAGTAACTCATAAAGATATGGTAACAATTTTAAAAGAAATAGATCAAGATTTATTAAAGGGTGCTGTAAGTGGAGAAAAATTCAAAGAGTATTTCTTTAATAATTGCAAATGTAAAGAAATAGAATCTTATATTAGAAGTATAGTAGAATAATAAAATTATAATCAGTTTGTAATTTAAATTAATGATAACATTAACGATATATAATATTATTTAATTATATATATATGTTGCAATAAAATTTTCACATATCTCTTAACCCGCATTTTACAAGCAAATTCTAAAATTCTAAAGTTCTTTAGAATATTAGAGTTTTAGAATTCCTAATTGTAAAATCATTATTGAAACTTATATAGATATTAATAAAAAAAATTAATCATAGCCTTATCAAGTAGAAATTTTAATTCTATCGCTATATACTTGATAGGGCTAAAAATAAATATAAAATTTAATAGTATTGATAGTGTCTATTTTAAATTATTATTGTAATTTAAAAAGAGATAGTAAGTTTTATAATAATATTTTCATTAATATATTTTACGGTTATGTTCAGTATATTCAAGCAGATATTTTTAGGTGTGATGTAATAAAATATTAAGAAGGTAAATACCCCATTAACTTACTAATATTTTTAGCAATATTCATGAATTCAGTTTTATATTTTAATAAATCATCCATAGTATTAAAAAGAGTTACAGATGAAAGACTAGTAGCTGCAATAATTTTATTAGTTCTATCAAAAATAGGAACAGCTATGCATATAACGCCAGTATCACATTCAATATTATCGAGTGAATATAAATTCTTTCTTATATCATGAATTTCATCTATAAGTACATTAATATCAGTTATAGTGTTTTCGGCGTATTTAACAAATTCAGTATCTTTTAACAATTCTCTTATTTTATCATCAGGATATTGAGATAATAATAACTTACCAGAAGCAGTACAGTAAATTGGTGCTTTTTTACCTATGCTTGAAGACATTGTTATGTTTCTACTAGGATTTTCAGCTGATACTTTATCTACATATATTATATTAGAATATGATTCATCAGGAATACAAAGATGTATGACTTCATCAACTTTATTTGCAAAGTCATGTATGTAAGGTCTAGAAATACTTATTAAATCCATACTGTTTATCATAGACGTGGATAGATTAAGTACTTTTATATCAAGTTGATATTTATCATTGTCTTTGTTTTGGGTAACATATTTTTTATATTTTAAAGTTGTGATAATTCTATGTATAGTGCTTTTACTTAATCCTAAAGTTTTTGATAATTCTCCAATTCCACAACCTTTTGGATATTCTGCTAAACAATCAAGTATGTCTAGTGCACGTTCTACAGACTGAACTAAATTAATATTATTTGAATCCTCAGACATATTAAATCCTCCATGCATAATTATTTTCTTTATACTACATTGTAATATTTAATATAGATTTTAACAAATAAAAAAATTATAAGTTTTTATTGTAGTATTATTGACAATTAGGAGTGGAAATATTAAAATAACATTATACAATGAAACAACGTTCCACAATGCGGAACTAAAGCGGACCTAGAAACAGATATATAATATTCCTTGATTATATGTAATATTAACCCTAAAAATCAAGAATAGCCTTATCAAGTGTAAATTCTAATTCTATCTCTACATACTTGATAATGCTAAAAATAAAAATATAAGTTGAAAGTGGTGTATTATTCATGGATGTAATTACTATAGGAGATGCAATGATTGCAATGTGTCCAAAGCAAAAAGGGCCAATAATATTTTGTAATACTTTTGAAAGAAAAACAGGTGGAGCAGAATTAAATGTTGCAATAGGTTGTGCAAGATTAGGATTGAAATCAGGTTGGATAAGCAGACTTGGTAATGACGACTTTGGAAAATATATATTAAAAACTGTACGCGGAGAGGGTATTGATATTTCAGAAGTTAAACTTGTAGATGGATATCCAACTTCAGTATATTTTAGAGAAGTTTTATCTGATGGATCTAGTAGATCATTTTATTATAGAGAAAAGTCTCCAACTAGCACAATGAATGCTAAAGAGTTAAATGAAGAATATTTTAAAAATGCAAAAATACTTCATATTACAGGAGTTTTTCCTTCAATTAATATGAATAATAGAGAAGTAATATTAGAAGCAGTAAAACTCGCAAAGAAAAATAATTTAATAATATCATTTGACCCAAATATTAGATTAAAAATGTGGAGTAAGGAAGAAGCAAAAACTTACATAGACAAACTTTTACCTTATGTGGATATTCTTTTAATAGGTGATGAAGAAATAGAAATATTATTAGAAGAAACTAATATAGAAAAAGCAATAAAAACTTTCCACGGTTATGGAATAGGAAAGGTTATTGTTAAAAAAGGAGCAAAAGGGGCAATAGGTTCAGATGGAGAAAATGTTTATGATGTAGAAGGTATTAAACCGAAAGCTTTAGTTGATACAGTAGGTGCAGGAGATGGATTCGCAGCAGGATTTTTAACAGCATTACTTAAAGGTGAAACATTAGAAAATACTATAAGATTTGCAAATGCGGTTGGATCTTTAGTAGTAGGTGTCGAAGGTGATAACGAAGGACTTCCTTATTATGATGAGGTTTTAGTTCACTTAGGACAATCAAAAAAAATAGAGCGTTAAAATAATAAATGAGGTGTAAAAGATGTTTGAAGAAATTTATAATACTTTAAAAGAAGAAAAAGCAGTAGCTGTTATTAGAACTAAGACATATGAAGAAGCAAAAGAAATTAGTATAGCAGCTATTGAAGGTGGAATGAAGATTATAGAAGTAACTATGAGTGTGCCAAATGCACCAAAACTTATAAAAGAATTAAAGGGCGAATATAAAGGTGCATGTGTTGGAGCAGGAACAGTTTTAACTAAAGACGCTGTAGACGAATGTATTAAGAATAATGCTGATTTTATTGTATCTCCTTGTCTTGATGAAGATGTGCTAGCATATGCAATTCAAAGAAAAGCATTAATGATTCCAGGACTTATGACAATGTCAGAAATAAACAAAGTTTATAAAATGGGATTAAGATTTATAAAGATATTCCCAGGAAATGTTGTTGGAAAAGGATTAATAGGAGCAGCAAAATCAATCTTCCCAGATATTAGTATAATGCCTACAGGTGGAGTAAACAAAGATAATATAAATGAATGGATACAAGCTGGAGCAGACTGTAGTGGTATTGGCAGTGATTTAAATAAAGTATATAAAAGTAATGGGGCTGAAGGCGTAAAAGAATATTGTGCTGAAGTTATCAAGAACGTAAAAAAATTATAATAAATTAGAATTTCAAATAGTAGTGATTAATTTTATTTTAAATAGAGTTAATCACTACTTTTAGGTTAAGAAAAACATAATAAGGCACATTAAAGAAAAGCAGCCATGCTGCATATAAGAATATTTATGGCAAATGGACTTGTTATTTTTTTGATTGTGCCTAAGCAAATAATAGAAAATTTCATACAAAAAAGATAGAGTATAAGGTGTGTTATTTAATTCACTAGATAGGTAATTATTGCTTGAATTACATTATATAAATAAAAAATTAGAAGAATGTCCAAAATTCCTTAAAATAGAAGAAAGTAAAAATAATTTATTAGTGAGCTTTCTTGTGAATTAAGACAACACAACACTTACTGTATAATATAAAACTAAGCATGAATCATATATGTAACAATGCCTAATGTAAAATCATTTTAAAATAGCTAATTTTGGCGAATTAAGATTGTTAAAAAAATAGCTATTCTTTAAAAATTTGAAATCAAGGCTTATAATAATACTGAAATACTAAATTACGACATGAGTCTATTGAAATAAACGTAATAATTTAATAATAGTTTTAAGGGGTCTGATAAAAATGAAAACAGAACAAGGTCTTGTAATTGAGGTAATTGATAATATTACCAAAATTAAAGTTGGAAGACATAGTGACTGTAGTAATTGTGGAGGTTGTCCAGGCAGCGATAGTGTAATTATAAGTGCAAATAATAAAATAGGGGCCAAAGTTGGAGATAGGGTGACATTTGAAATGAAAGAAGTTGACGTTTTAAAAGGGGCCTTTATTGTTTTTGTTTTGCCACTAATTATTGCATTTATGGGTGCAATATTGGGAGGGTTTATAGGAACATACATTGGATCTAATATAAACAGTTCTCGAATTATAGGTGGAATAACTGCTTTTTTATTATCAATGATATTTGTAAAGTTATTTGATAGAGCTGCAACTGCAAGTGAAAAGTCAAAACCAGAAATTATTAGTATTTTATCGTAAATATTTTAAAAACATAATGAAGAGGTGATTGTTAATGTTAAAGCGTTTTCTAGGAGGAATTCATCCTAAAGATAGTAAAGTATACACTATGGACAAAGTTATTGAAATGCCACCTTTACCTTCGGAGGTAGTTATTCCTATGAGTCAGCATATAGGAGCTCCTTGTACACCATTAGTTAAGGTTGGCGACATAGTTAAGAAGGGACAAGTTATAGCTGAAAGTGATGCTTTTATGCATAGTCCAGTGCATGCATCAATTTCTGGAGAAGTTATTAAGATTGCAGAAATGCCACATGCGTCTAGAGTTAGTTGTTTATCAATTGTTATTAAAAATGATGGTTTAGATGAATGGGCTCCAGGCATTCCGTTACATCGTGAATGGGATAAACTAGAGACAAAAGAAATTCTTGATATTATCAAAGGAGCAGGAGCAGTTGGAATGGGAGGAGCTACGTTCCCAACACATATCAAACTTTCTCCAAACAAGGAAGTAGATGTTTTAATTATTAATGCAGCTGAATGTGAACCTTATCTAACAGCAGATTATAGGATGATGCTTGAATATGCTAATCGTATAGTTACAGGTGTTAAAATTGCTATGAAAGTTCTTGGAGTTAGTAAATGTTTTATAGGAATAGAGGATAATAAGCCAGAGGCTGTAAAGGTTATGAAAGATGCCTTTAAAGGAACCAATATTGAAGTTGTAGCACTACCTACAAAGTATCCTCAAGGTGCAGAAAAAATGTTAATAAAAGTACTGACAGATCGTGAAGTTCCAGCTGGTGGATTACCTATGGATGTTGGTGTTGTAGTACAAAATGTTGGTACTGCAGTTGCAATTTGTGATGCTGTAGTTAGTGGGATTCCGTTAATAGAAAGGGTTACCACTGTTTCTGGAGATTCAATTAAGGAACCTAAAAATTTATTATTGAGAATAGGGACTAGCTATGACTATGTAATGGATTATTGCGGAGGATTTAGTAAAACTCCTGAAAAAATAATTTCTGGAGGACCTATGATGGGCATGGCTCAATTTACATTAGATGTACCTGTAATTAAAGGAACATCTGGTATATTGGCTTTAAGCTCAGATGTGGTAAATTCCGGAGAAGAGTCTCCTTGTATTAGATGCGGTAGATGTGTCAAAGCATGTCCTATGGGATTAGTACCAAGTATGTTAAGTATATTAGGTGAACGTAATAAATTTAAAGAAGCTAAAGAAGAATATGGTTTATTTAATTGTATAGAATGTGGAAGTTGTGTGTATACATGTCCTGCAAAACGTAATATTGTACAATATATAAAATATTCGAAAGCACAAAATCTTGCACAATCGGCAAAGAAATAGGGAGGGAAGGGATAAAATGAGTTCAGAAACTAATGTAATTCAAGAAAGTAAATTACAAAACATTAAGCCAAAGGAAATTCAAGTACAGGATAAAAAATTTACTGTTTCAGCATCGCCACATATTAGATGTAATGAATCAATTTCAAAGATAATGTGGAATGTAAATATAGCTTTGGCACCCGCAGCTGTCTTTTCAGCATTTTATTTTGGTTTTCCTGCATTAATAAATATGTTAGTAGGAATAATTTCAGCAGTTGTATGTGAGTATTTACTACAAAAGTTTAGTGAAAAAAAGATTACAGCATTTGATGGAAGTGCATTTATAACGGGTCTTTTGTTATCAATGTCTCTTCCACCAACGTTACCACCTTATATGGTAGCAATTGGTTCAGTTATAGCTATAGTTATAGCTAAACACTCAATGGGTGGACTTGGTTTTAATATTTTTAATCCTGCTCATATTGGAAGAGCAGCGTTAATGGTATCTTGGCCAGTTGCGATGACTACTTGGACAAAAATGACAACTTCAGTAGATGTAGTTACTAGTGCAACACCATTAAATATATTAAAACAACAAGGTTATGAAGCTTTAATTAATACCTTTGGAAGCAATGCAGAAATGTATAAGAATATGTTCCTTGGTACAAGAAACGGAAGTTTAGGTGAAACTTCTACAGTATTACTTCTTATTGGAGGAATATATCTTATATATAAAGGCTATATTAATTGGCAAGTTCCTGTTTGTATGATTGGAACAGTAGGAATACTTACTTGGATTTTTGGACCTGCAGGTTTATTTACTGGTGATCCATTCTTTCACATGATGGCTGGAGGTTTAATACTCGGAGCATTCTTCATGGCAACAGATATGGTAACTATTCCAATTACTACAAAAGGTCAAATAATTTTTGCAGTTGGAGCTGGTGCAATAACTGTATTAATTAGATTAAAAGGTGGTTATCCAGAAGGCGTTTGTTATTCACTTTTGTTAATGAATGCTGTGACACCATTAATTGATCGTTTCGTAAAACCAAAGAGTTTTGGATCAAGGGGGTAGTAAAATGTCAGAAGTAGTTGTTAAGAAAGAAGAGTCTATTTATAAGGTAGCAATAAACTTAATAGGAGCTTGCTTAATTTCAGGAGTAATAATAGCAATAGTATATTTTATTACAGCACCTATTGCAGTAGAAAAAAATGAAATGATGAAACAACAATCGATGAAATCATTAGTCAAAGATGCAGATACTTTTAAAGAAGTATCAGGTAAAGAAGAATGGTTTACTGCTGAAAAAGATGGAAAAGTAATTGCTTATGTAATACCTGGCGAAAGTAAGGGATACGGTGGAGCAATTAAAATGCTTGTAGCTGTTGATAAAGATGGAAAAGTACTTGATTATAGTATACTTACAAGTAATGAGACACCTGGTCTTGGATCGAAAGCGGCAGAAGAACCTTTTAAAGGTCAATTTAAAGGTAAGCAAGCAGAAGCTTTGACTGTAACAAAGGATGCTTCTAATAAAGAAAATATTCAAGCTATGACAGGAGCAACTATTTCATCTAAAGCTGTAACACTTGCTGTTAAAAATGCAGTAGAAGAAGTAGTACAGTTTACAGGAGGTAAATAATATGAAAGAATTATGGAAAATTTTCTCTAAAGGTTTAGTTGATGAAAATCCAATATTTATATTGGCTTTAAGTCTTTGTCCAGCACTAGCTGTTACAACTTCAGTTATAAATGGACTAGCTATGGGATTAACAGTATTATTTGTTATTACAGCTAATAATGCAGTAGTCTCAATAACACGTAAGTGGGTAAATCAAAAGGTTAGAGTGCCTGTTTATATAACATCAATTGCAACTATAGTAACAGTTGTACAGCTTGTATTGCAAGCTATTGCCCCAGCTTTATATAAAGAACTTGGAGTATATTTATCATTAGTAGTAGTATTTGCAATAATACTAGCAAGAGCTGAAGTATTTGCTTCAAAGAATAAGGTTATTCCATCTATGCTCGATGGGCTTGGCATGGGTTGTGGATTTACAATAGCTATGCTTGCAATATCTGCAATAAGAGAAATTATTGGTAATGGAACAATTTTAGGAATTTCAGTATTTGGATCTGGGTATAATCCAGCTTTAATTATGATTTTGCCACCTGGTGCATTTATATTAATTGGCTATATGATGGGAGCCATTAAAATTTATATGAAGCGTAAAGACGACAAGAGATTAAAAGGGAGTGAATCATAATGAAAGAATATTTAACGCTGTTTATAGGTTCAGTAGTTGTAAATAACTTTGTTTTAACAAAATTTTTAGGCTTATGTATATTCTTTGGAGTTTCTAAAAGTCTAAATGCATCTGTAGGAATGGGTATGGCAGTTACCTCTGTTATAACGCTTAGTTCAATGCTAGCATGGGTAGTATATCATTTTGTACTTCTACCATATGGTTTGACATTTTTAACAACAATTGTTTTTGTAGTACTTATAGCAAGTTTTGTACAATTGTTGGAGTTAATAATAAAAAAACAAGCTCCTGCTTTATATAGTATGTGGGGTATTTACCTTGTTTTAATAGCAACAAATTGTATAGTATTATCTGTTCCACTTTTAAGTGTAGAATCTAATTATACATTTGGTATGAGTGTAGTTTTTGCAATTGGATCGGGTATGGGATTTGCACTTGCACTTATGCTTATGGCAAGTCTAAGAGAAAAATTAGTAAATGCAGATGTGCCAAAGGCACTAGAAGGAACAGGAATAGCATTTATTTTAGCTGGTATGTTATCATTAGCATTCTTTGGATTTTCAGGAATGATATGATCAATTAACAATTAACAAAGGACAATTGACAATTAAGGAATAAAATTAAAACGTTTTTGAAAATATTCGCAGATAAAGAAAGCGTGAAACACCATAAAAACTTAAAGATATTCGGAAGGAATATCATCCACAATTGTCAATTGTGCATTTAGATTGTACATTGAAGAAATGACTAAGCTTATTAAGGAGATGAATAAAATTTATGAATACTGCTATAATGGTTATTGTGGTAATGGGGGTAGTTGGGATAGTTTTTGGGATTATTCTTGCTATCGCAAATAAAAAGTTTTCAATGGAAGTAAATCCGCTTATTCATGAGGTTGACGAAATTCTTCCTAAAGGACAGTGCGGTGCCTGTGGTTTTGCAGGTTGTGCTAATTATGCTGAATCTGTAGTTTTAAATCCAGATGTTCCTCCAAATTTATGTGTACCAGGTAAAGATGCTGTTGCAAAATTGGTAGCAGAGATTACAGGAAAAGTTGCAGAGCAGGTAGAACCAAGAGTAGCTCATGTTAGATGCAACGGATCAATTAGTAAAGCAACTTTAAGTTATAACTATGAGGGAGTACATGATTGTGCTGCTGCAAGTTTAATTCAAGGTGGACCTAAAGGATGTAAAAATGGGTGTGTTGGATTTGGAAATTGTGTAAATGTTTGTAATTTTGGTGCTATGACTATGGGCGACGAGGGATTACCAATTGTTGATATGAAAAAATGTACTGGATGCGGAGCATGTGAAACAGCATGTCCTAAACATGTTATACAAATCATACCATCAAATGCAACTGTAAAAGTAGGCTGTAATTCTAAGGATAAAGGAGCTGTTGCAAGAAAGCTTTGCAGTGCTGCTTGTATAGGTTGTGGTATTTGTGCAAAAAATTGTAGTTATGGTGCAATTGATATTAAGGACAATCTTGCAGTAGTAAACAATGCTATATGTGCTGAAAAATGTAGTGAAGCAACATGTGTAGCGAAGTGTCCAACTAAAGCTATAAAAATAGCTATTGAATCAAAAGAACATGAAAAGGTAGAAACTTTAAAGGTAACTAGTTAGGTATAAGTAAAAAATAAATCTAAGGGCTACTCGCCCTAAGTAATTAAGGCACATGAACTTGTTATTTATTTGATTGTGCATAAAGTAACGTTGTTACTATATTACCGGGTGAGAATCTTTTGGATTTATTTTTTGACCATTTTACAATTTATATTAGATTGGAGTGAACATATGAAGAAGATTATATGTGCATCAATAGCTTGTA is a window encoding:
- the rnfB gene encoding RnfABCDGE type electron transport complex subunit B, with product MNTAIMVIVVMGVVGIVFGIILAIANKKFSMEVNPLIHEVDEILPKGQCGACGFAGCANYAESVVLNPDVPPNLCVPGKDAVAKLVAEITGKVAEQVEPRVAHVRCNGSISKATLSYNYEGVHDCAAASLIQGGPKGCKNGCVGFGNCVNVCNFGAMTMGDEGLPIVDMKKCTGCGACETACPKHVIQIIPSNATVKVGCNSKDKGAVARKLCSAACIGCGICAKNCSYGAIDIKDNLAVVNNAICAEKCSEATCVAKCPTKAIKIAIESKEHEKVETLKVTS